In a genomic window of Flavobacteriales bacterium:
- a CDS encoding choice-of-anchor L domain-containing protein, whose product MRNGLLTILLLLSTASLGQTHAAVLPPNPDYSAVVNDHLVGPGVTVISASYLLLPYAIGTFTDTIGSIGMTEGLVMSTGLVHVIEAPNLSQGTSMGGGSSGLTDPDLLQLLIPPAPQWDAAVLTIDLIPAGDSLQLRYVFGSEEYDEYVCSIKNDILGIFLSGPGIDGSFSNDGINMATLPATGLPVCVNTVNLGVPGSNGEGLCWAYPNWQMDTVHYLDNFFGPNCGLDGYTEVLTAKAAVQPGGLYQLKIAIADAHDGVYDSAVFLEEGSLTSELSTGVEAASRGVAGMWYVEATGEVVVRGAEWHEGRVEVQAFDAAGRCVARAMARSEGVVWRAPMSLAAGCYAIRAVKDAAMVSGRVVVR is encoded by the coding sequence ATGCGCAATGGCCTTCTTACGATCCTGCTTCTCCTGAGCACTGCCTCGCTTGGGCAAACACACGCCGCAGTGCTGCCCCCCAACCCGGACTACAGCGCAGTAGTGAACGACCACTTGGTGGGTCCGGGCGTCACGGTGATCAGCGCCAGCTACCTCTTGCTGCCCTACGCCATCGGCACCTTCACCGATACCATCGGCAGCATCGGCATGACCGAAGGACTGGTGATGTCCACGGGACTGGTGCACGTGATCGAAGCGCCCAACCTCTCGCAGGGCACCAGCATGGGCGGCGGTTCCAGCGGCCTGACAGACCCGGATCTGCTGCAGCTGCTCATTCCGCCCGCGCCGCAATGGGATGCCGCCGTGCTCACGATCGACCTCATCCCAGCAGGCGACTCGTTGCAGCTGCGCTACGTGTTCGGCAGCGAGGAGTACGATGAGTACGTGTGCTCCATCAAGAACGACATTCTGGGCATCTTCCTCTCTGGCCCCGGCATCGATGGCTCCTTCAGCAACGACGGCATCAACATGGCCACCTTGCCTGCCACCGGCCTGCCCGTATGCGTGAACACCGTGAACCTAGGCGTGCCCGGCAGCAACGGCGAAGGCCTCTGCTGGGCTTATCCGAACTGGCAGATGGATACGGTGCATTACCTGGACAACTTCTTCGGCCCCAACTGCGGCCTTGATGGCTACACCGAAGTGCTCACTGCGAAGGCAGCGGTGCAGCCGGGAGGGCTCTATCAGCTCAAAATCGCCATCGCCGATGCGCACGATGGGGTGTACGATTCAGCGGTGTTCCTGGAGGAGGGCAGCCTGACTTCCGAGTTGAGCACCGGCGTGGAGGCAGCATCGCGCGGCGTGGCGGGCATGTGGTACGTGGAGGCCACGGGCGAAGTGGTGGTGCGCGGTGCTGAATGGCATGAAGGCCGCGTGGAGGTGCAGGCTTTCGACGCGGCCGGGCGCTGCGTGGCGCGGGCTATGGCGCGCAGTGAGGGTGTGGTGTGGCGCGCGCCCATGTCCTTGGCGGCTGGCTGCTATGCCATTCGCGCGGTGAAGGATGCGGCGATGGTGAGCGGGAGGGTGGTGGTGCGCTGA
- a CDS encoding Fic family protein, translating into MSKISIRFFDDREVRAVWDEDHAKWWFSVLDMVAVLTDQDDYDKTRNYWKYLKAKLKREGSQVVSAATQLKLLAPDGKKRLTDVLDHDGIIALGKEFPSKKANRFIQWFTHSEESVDGKSRTKAYALFESSFIDSIEVGTAKGLQQIHAYLFGGLYPFAGQIRQKNISKGGFQFATSHFLGATLKQIDAMPEDTFDQIAAKYVEMNVAHPFMEGNGRSTRIWLDLILKKRLKRCVDWSRIGKKEYMHAMVQSSVDSRILKKLLKNALTNQIDSREMYMKGIDHSYYFEEE; encoded by the coding sequence ATGAGCAAGATCTCCATCCGCTTCTTCGACGACCGCGAGGTGCGCGCCGTTTGGGATGAAGACCATGCGAAATGGTGGTTCAGCGTGCTGGATATGGTGGCCGTGCTGACCGACCAGGACGACTACGACAAGACACGCAATTACTGGAAATACCTCAAGGCCAAGCTGAAGCGAGAAGGCAGCCAAGTGGTTAGTGCCGCTACCCAGTTGAAGCTGCTCGCACCGGATGGCAAGAAGCGCCTGACCGACGTGCTCGACCATGATGGCATCATCGCCCTGGGCAAGGAGTTCCCGAGCAAGAAGGCGAACCGCTTCATCCAATGGTTCACCCACAGCGAGGAAAGCGTGGATGGCAAAAGCCGGACAAAGGCCTATGCCTTGTTCGAGAGCTCGTTCATCGACAGCATCGAGGTCGGCACCGCCAAGGGCCTGCAACAGATCCACGCCTACCTCTTCGGCGGCCTTTACCCCTTCGCCGGCCAGATCCGGCAGAAGAACATCTCCAAGGGCGGCTTCCAGTTCGCCACATCGCACTTCCTCGGGGCCACTCTCAAGCAGATTGACGCGATGCCCGAGGACACCTTCGACCAGATCGCAGCCAAGTACGTGGAGATGAACGTGGCGCACCCGTTCATGGAAGGCAACGGACGAAGCACACGCATCTGGCTGGACCTGATCCTGAAGAAGCGCCTGAAGCGATGCGTGGATTGGAGCCGCATCGGCAAGAAGGAGTACATGCACGCCATGGTCCAGAGCTCAGTAGACTCCCGCATCCTGAAAAAGCTGCTGAAGAACGCGCTGACCAACCAGATCGACAGCCGCGAGATGTACATGAAAGGGATCGATCACTCGTACTACTTCGAGGAGGAATGA
- a CDS encoding fibrobacter succinogenes major paralogous domain-containing protein, translating into MTRFPTLVLVLLVLITSVRSQVITLTFEGTLNGAPVPLDSILVMNLTAGGDTMIYFPDNMLVLGSTGVSGAAAQAPVLRNQPNPFSDHTEILVGTDRSGQTVAQVHDATGRLEATYAGNLAAGQHRFRFTTATPGVHVLTVIQDGRRAAHRMVAMAGDASGSSLTYAGAVGSSVMAKSDRSLFTWTPGDELRYIGYATDAGIAQSGSIDEVPIASATRTFTLFAGRVCPESPTVADIDGHVYRAVQIGGQCWMAENLRTATYSDGSTIPNVTGNTAWTQLNSGAWSNYDNSPANDATYGKLYNWYAAANPNICPEGWHVPTDAEWQQLEAALGMSANELGLTGYRGADQYVGGKMKTTTLWNEPNTGANNQSGFLGRPGGSRRNDSGYFNYIGDFGFWWSASGAGADLAWSRGLNTDEARVSRFYNFKRNGFCLRCVRD; encoded by the coding sequence ATGACCCGCTTCCCGACCCTTGTGCTCGTGCTTCTCGTCCTCATCACCAGCGTGAGGTCCCAGGTCATCACCCTCACCTTTGAAGGAACGCTCAATGGTGCGCCCGTTCCGTTGGACAGCATCCTGGTGATGAACCTGACGGCCGGTGGTGACACCATGATATACTTCCCGGACAACATGCTGGTGCTGGGTTCCACGGGCGTATCCGGCGCGGCTGCGCAAGCGCCGGTGCTGCGCAACCAGCCCAACCCATTTTCGGACCACACCGAGATCCTCGTGGGCACCGATCGTTCCGGCCAGACGGTGGCGCAGGTGCATGATGCAACCGGGCGTTTGGAGGCAACATACGCCGGCAACCTCGCCGCCGGGCAGCACCGGTTCCGCTTCACCACGGCCACGCCGGGGGTGCATGTGCTCACGGTGATCCAGGATGGCCGGCGTGCCGCGCACCGCATGGTGGCCATGGCAGGGGATGCTTCGGGTTCGAGCTTGACCTATGCCGGCGCCGTTGGGTCCTCGGTCATGGCCAAGTCCGACCGCTCCTTGTTCACGTGGACACCGGGGGATGAATTGCGTTACATCGGTTATGCAACGGATGCCGGCATCGCACAGAGCGGGTCGATCGATGAGGTGCCCATCGCTTCAGCCACACGCACTTTCACGCTGTTCGCGGGCAGGGTATGTCCGGAGTCACCCACGGTGGCGGACATCGATGGTCATGTGTATCGCGCAGTGCAGATCGGCGGGCAATGCTGGATGGCGGAGAACCTGCGAACGGCCACGTATTCCGATGGCAGCACCATCCCGAACGTGACGGGCAACACCGCCTGGACCCAACTGAACAGCGGTGCCTGGAGCAACTACGACAACAGCCCGGCCAACGACGCCACCTACGGCAAGCTCTACAACTGGTACGCAGCGGCCAACCCCAACATCTGCCCCGAAGGCTGGCATGTGCCCACCGATGCCGAGTGGCAGCAATTGGAAGCTGCATTGGGTATGTCGGCCAATGAGCTGGGCCTAACGGGATACCGAGGTGCCGACCAGTACGTAGGGGGCAAGATGAAGACCACCACTTTGTGGAATGAACCCAACACAGGGGCGAACAACCAGAGCGGATTCTTAGGCCGTCCAGGCGGCTCCCGCCGAAACGACAGTGGTTACTTCAACTACATAGGTGACTTCGGGTTTTGGTGGAGTGCCTCAGGGGCTGGTGCTGACCTCGCATGGTCCCGGGGTTTGAACACCGACGAAGCTCGCGTCAGCCGGTTCTACAACTTTAAGAGGAATGGTTTCTGCCTGCGCTGCGTAAGGGATTGA
- a CDS encoding T9SS type A sorting domain-containing protein has translation MTRSFALAASGLFCFQVAQAQYVTYRFTDGSLVSHAVTDVRSTDIEGADMRVFLWDGTTYIWNLSSLAKYQFTDISTDMPEGSFVLEPVKVFPNPSNGELRIGIVANGSGEVEVTIRDLRGGLVSTVSKGPLPAGRHELVWDGRDAQGMLVADGNYLVRVVQGPRSATLQVIVLH, from the coding sequence ATGACCAGATCATTCGCACTCGCAGCATCCGGACTGTTCTGCTTTCAGGTTGCGCAAGCCCAGTATGTCACCTACCGTTTCACGGATGGCTCGTTGGTCAGTCATGCTGTGACCGATGTTCGCAGCACGGACATCGAGGGCGCCGACATGCGTGTCTTCTTATGGGATGGCACTACCTACATCTGGAACCTCAGCAGTTTGGCCAAGTACCAGTTCACGGACATCTCGACAGATATGCCCGAGGGGTCCTTCGTTCTTGAGCCGGTCAAGGTTTTCCCCAACCCAAGCAATGGGGAGTTGCGCATCGGGATCGTGGCGAATGGGAGCGGAGAGGTGGAGGTGACAATAAGGGATTTGCGGGGTGGGCTTGTTTCGACCGTTAGCAAAGGGCCATTGCCCGCTGGAAGGCATGAACTCGTCTGGGACGGACGAGATGCCCAAGGCATGCTGGTGGCCGATGGAAACTACCTCGTCCGTGTGGTCCAAGGTCCGCGTTCTGCCACGCTTCAAGTGATCGTCCTGCATTGA
- a CDS encoding fibrobacter succinogenes major paralogous domain-containing protein, which produces MNRILITSWLLSCTVTLHAQGSLNIHRNTGSPPVTQVSMSEIDSVVNQLEPPPAQLRVHRTDGSVQAFPFSIIDSVTYSPAGPEGTGLVATMPPLSVHSMAANCRGYVGDIGDSPVTSRGICYGTEPLPDLGGEFVTASGSAGLFYAWVVGLQPEVTYYARAFVTNAQGTAYGNQTSFMTLPSTPLNEDITYGSVTDQDGNSYATVAIGTQVWMAENLRSSSYANGDPIPNSTEPAGWGWTAPEEGAWCLYNNDPNFDTIIGKLYNWYAVNDPRNICPSGWHVPTELDWQTMELGMGMPVEDLELTGNRGIGEQVGLKLRTTGNQFWIGTMPATNESGFSGIAAGRRNLDGPFVTLVQEAWWWTATDVGGNYARTRSIHNGSAGVDAIHVVYPVGLSVRCVMD; this is translated from the coding sequence ATGAACCGGATCCTCATTACTTCCTGGCTTCTTAGCTGCACTGTCACTCTGCATGCCCAAGGCAGCTTGAACATCCACCGGAACACTGGGTCACCACCTGTCACACAGGTGAGCATGTCGGAGATCGACAGTGTGGTGAACCAATTGGAGCCGCCACCTGCCCAGTTGCGTGTGCATCGAACGGACGGCAGTGTGCAGGCCTTTCCTTTTTCGATCATTGATAGCGTCACCTACAGCCCGGCAGGTCCGGAAGGAACGGGCTTGGTGGCTACCATGCCACCCCTTTCGGTGCACTCCATGGCGGCGAATTGCCGGGGTTATGTTGGGGATATCGGCGACTCACCGGTCACTTCTCGGGGTATCTGCTATGGTACTGAACCTCTCCCCGACCTCGGAGGGGAATTCGTCACCGCATCCGGTAGCGCCGGGCTGTTCTATGCATGGGTCGTTGGACTGCAACCGGAGGTCACTTACTATGCGCGGGCTTTCGTCACCAATGCCCAAGGGACGGCCTACGGCAATCAGACCAGTTTCATGACACTCCCTAGCACACCACTGAATGAGGACATCACCTATGGCTCAGTGACCGATCAGGATGGCAACAGCTATGCGACGGTGGCCATCGGGACGCAAGTGTGGATGGCCGAGAACCTGCGTTCGTCCTCCTATGCGAATGGTGACCCCATACCCAATTCAACCGAACCCGCTGGGTGGGGCTGGACCGCTCCGGAAGAAGGGGCCTGGTGCCTCTACAACAACGACCCGAACTTCGATACGATCATAGGCAAGTTGTACAACTGGTACGCGGTGAATGATCCGCGCAACATTTGCCCGAGCGGATGGCACGTGCCGACGGAATTGGACTGGCAGACCATGGAACTGGGAATGGGCATGCCCGTTGAGGACTTGGAGCTCACTGGGAATCGAGGAATTGGTGAACAGGTCGGCCTGAAGTTGAGGACCACGGGTAACCAATTCTGGATCGGCACCATGCCTGCTACGAACGAGAGCGGTTTCTCCGGTATCGCAGCAGGCAGAAGGAACCTGGACGGGCCTTTTGTGACCTTGGTGCAAGAGGCTTGGTGGTGGACGGCAACAGATGTCGGAGGCAACTATGCAAGGACACGATCGATACATAATGGCAGCGCTGGGGTTGACGCGATCCATGTTGTCTATCCTGTCGGACTGTCGGTCCGTTGCGTGATGGATTGA
- a CDS encoding fibrobacter succinogenes major paralogous domain-containing protein, producing MKRFSTLVLVVISFISQVRSQVITITFEGTLNALPIPLDSILVMNLTAGGDTMVYFPDNVLVLDGTTGIARGNQSAMTMQGWPNPFVGSTEVALSATSGELLLTLQDATGRLLKSHTLEVAEGVHRFRIDCGQPGMHLLMARQSAVSRTVRLMAAEGQGASDLQYNGLWGSGRAKDDRSLFTWMPGDELRYIGYATDAGIAHSAAIDEVPVASATRTFALFAGLACSESPTVTDVDGNVYRSVRIGGQCWMAENLKTTRNNDGTDIPNVTDGAAWSQLSSDAWCYYNNSPASAIYGKLYNWYVATNTNICPQGWHVPTDAEWQQLELTLGMPAGEVSNTSFRGAAQNVGGKMKATTLWVAPNTGATNESGFSGLPGGFRTNANGAFNYLGNAGFWWSVSESGAEDAWYRTLDGNDAGVYRFNSAKRDGFCLRCIRD from the coding sequence ATGAAACGCTTTTCGACCCTTGTGCTCGTGGTCATCTCCTTCATCAGCCAGGTGAGGTCCCAGGTCATCACCATCACCTTTGAAGGCACACTGAATGCTTTGCCCATACCGTTGGACAGCATCCTCGTGATGAACCTGACGGCCGGTGGAGACACCATGGTCTATTTCCCGGACAATGTGCTGGTGCTCGACGGCACCACAGGTATTGCGCGAGGGAACCAGTCAGCCATGACTATGCAGGGCTGGCCGAATCCCTTTGTGGGCAGCACGGAGGTGGCGCTCAGTGCAACAAGTGGCGAACTGTTGCTCACCCTCCAGGATGCCACAGGACGCTTGTTGAAGAGCCATACGCTCGAGGTGGCGGAAGGAGTACACCGCTTCCGCATCGATTGCGGGCAGCCCGGGATGCACTTGCTGATGGCGCGGCAGAGTGCTGTGAGCCGCACCGTTCGCCTGATGGCAGCGGAAGGCCAGGGTGCATCGGACCTGCAGTACAATGGACTGTGGGGAAGCGGCAGGGCGAAAGACGATCGCTCCTTGTTCACCTGGATGCCCGGTGACGAATTGCGTTACATCGGCTATGCGACGGACGCTGGCATCGCGCACAGCGCGGCCATCGATGAGGTGCCGGTGGCTTCGGCGACGCGCACCTTCGCGTTGTTCGCGGGTCTTGCTTGTTCGGAGTCGCCCACAGTGACGGATGTTGATGGGAATGTTTACCGCAGCGTGCGGATCGGCGGGCAGTGCTGGATGGCAGAGAACCTGAAGACCACGCGGAACAATGATGGAACTGATATACCGAATGTAACAGACGGCGCGGCCTGGAGCCAACTGAGCAGCGACGCTTGGTGTTACTATAACAATAGCCCGGCCAGTGCCATCTATGGCAAGCTCTACAATTGGTATGTCGCCACCAACACCAACATCTGCCCCCAAGGCTGGCATGTGCCTACCGATGCGGAGTGGCAACAGTTGGAACTCACTCTGGGCATGCCTGCTGGCGAGGTGAGCAACACAAGCTTCAGGGGGGCGGCGCAGAACGTTGGCGGTAAAATGAAGGCCACCACTCTATGGGTTGCCCCCAATACTGGCGCTACCAACGAAAGCGGCTTCTCAGGCCTTCCGGGCGGCTTCCGCACCAACGCCAATGGCGCCTTCAACTACCTTGGCAACGCCGGTTTCTGGTGGAGTGTCTCGGAGAGTGGTGCAGAGGACGCTTGGTACCGCACCCTGGACGGCAACGATGCAGGTGTCTACAGGTTCAACAGCGCAAAGAGGGATGGTTTCTGTCTGCGTTGCATCAGGGATTGA
- the clpB gene encoding ATP-dependent chaperone ClpB yields the protein MDLNKFTIRSQQAIQQAQTIATGYGQQMLENGHLLKGILEVDPDVTPFLLKKLNVNVPAMTQALDRIVQGYPKVSGGQISLSRYSSDALTKALAALKEFGDEFASVEHMLIGILDSGDTVSQLLKDNGVTKKDLIAAIKDLRKGGKVTSQSQEETYNALNKYAKNLNQLAKDNKLDPVIGRDEEIRRVLQILSRRTKNNPILIGEPGVGKTAIAEGIAQRIVSGDIPEDLQGKQVYALDIAALIAGAKYKGEFEERLKAVVKEVIASEGTVILFIDEIHTLVGAGGGEGAMDAANILKPALARGELRSIGATTLNEYQKYFEKDKALERRFQKVMVDEPNREDAISILRGLKEKYESHHKVLIKDAAIIAAVELSTRYIADRFLPDKAIDLIDEAASKLRMEINSKPEELDEIDRRIMQLEIEREAIKRENDEPKLAEINKELAELGGRRDGFKARWESERALVERINSAKDKIEELKHQAAQFEREGDFGKVAEIRYGRIQETEKELLTAKDELLLMQADSKMIKEEVDVEEIAAVVSRWTGVPVTRMLEAERSKLLKLEDELHKRVIGQDEAVRAVADAVRRSRAGMGDEKRPIGSFIFLGTTGVGKTELAKALSEILFNDEHAMTRIDMSEYQERHSVSRLVGAPPGYVGYDEGGQLTEAVRRKPYSVVLLDEIEKAHPDVWNILLQVLDDGRLTDNKGRVVNFKNTIIIMTSNIGSHIIQENFEGAKDKVTDEVIDRTRDQVMDLLRKTVRPEFLNRVDELIMFRPLSPSDVREIVKLQLHLLMQKLEEKDIHLIPSEELIAHISTTGFDPQFGARPIKRMIQKELLNELSKQIIAGTLETGKPQVIDVFDGKIVLRKPVDAKEAEKANGNGKARKSKAEV from the coding sequence ATGGACCTCAACAAATTCACCATCCGCTCCCAGCAGGCCATCCAACAGGCGCAGACCATCGCCACCGGATACGGCCAGCAGATGCTTGAGAACGGACACCTGCTCAAGGGCATCCTGGAAGTGGATCCCGATGTGACGCCCTTCCTGCTGAAGAAGCTCAATGTGAACGTGCCGGCGATGACCCAGGCGCTGGACCGCATCGTGCAGGGCTATCCGAAAGTGAGCGGTGGGCAGATCAGCCTTTCGCGTTACAGCAGCGATGCGCTCACCAAGGCCCTGGCCGCGCTGAAGGAGTTCGGCGATGAGTTCGCCAGCGTGGAGCACATGCTCATCGGCATCCTCGACAGCGGCGATACCGTGAGCCAATTGCTGAAGGACAACGGCGTCACCAAGAAGGATTTGATCGCGGCGATCAAGGACCTGCGCAAGGGCGGCAAGGTGACCAGCCAGAGCCAGGAGGAGACCTACAACGCGCTGAACAAGTACGCCAAGAACCTCAACCAGCTCGCCAAGGACAACAAGCTCGATCCCGTCATCGGCCGCGACGAGGAGATCCGCCGCGTGCTGCAGATCCTCAGCCGCCGCACCAAGAACAACCCGATCCTGATCGGTGAGCCCGGCGTGGGCAAGACCGCCATCGCCGAGGGCATCGCCCAGCGCATCGTCAGCGGTGACATCCCCGAGGACCTGCAAGGGAAGCAGGTGTACGCGCTCGACATCGCTGCGCTCATTGCCGGCGCGAAGTACAAGGGCGAATTCGAGGAGCGACTCAAAGCCGTGGTGAAAGAAGTGATCGCCTCGGAAGGCACCGTCATCCTCTTCATCGACGAGATCCACACGCTCGTTGGCGCGGGCGGCGGCGAAGGCGCCATGGACGCGGCCAACATCCTGAAGCCCGCCCTGGCCCGCGGTGAGCTGCGCAGCATCGGCGCCACCACGCTCAACGAGTACCAGAAGTACTTCGAGAAGGACAAGGCCCTGGAGCGCCGCTTCCAGAAGGTGATGGTGGATGAGCCCAACCGCGAGGACGCCATCTCCATCCTGCGCGGCCTGAAGGAGAAGTACGAGAGCCACCACAAGGTGCTCATCAAGGACGCCGCGATCATCGCCGCCGTGGAGCTGAGCACGCGCTACATCGCCGATCGTTTCCTACCGGACAAGGCCATCGACCTCATCGACGAGGCCGCGAGCAAACTGCGCATGGAGATCAACTCCAAGCCCGAGGAGCTCGACGAGATCGACCGCCGCATCATGCAACTGGAGATCGAGCGCGAGGCCATCAAGCGCGAGAACGACGAGCCGAAGCTCGCCGAGATCAACAAGGAACTGGCCGAGCTGGGCGGACGCCGCGACGGCTTCAAGGCCCGCTGGGAGAGCGAGCGTGCGCTGGTGGAGCGCATCAACAGCGCCAAGGACAAGATTGAGGAGCTGAAGCACCAGGCCGCGCAGTTCGAGCGCGAAGGCGACTTCGGCAAGGTGGCCGAGATCCGCTACGGCCGCATCCAGGAGACCGAGAAGGAATTGCTCACGGCAAAGGATGAGCTGCTCCTGATGCAGGCGGACAGCAAGATGATCAAGGAGGAAGTGGACGTGGAGGAGATCGCCGCCGTGGTGAGCCGCTGGACGGGCGTGCCCGTCACCCGCATGCTCGAAGCCGAGCGCAGCAAACTGCTGAAGCTGGAGGACGAGCTGCACAAGCGCGTGATCGGTCAGGACGAAGCCGTGCGCGCCGTGGCCGACGCCGTTCGCCGCAGCCGCGCCGGCATGGGCGATGAGAAGCGGCCCATCGGCTCATTCATCTTCCTCGGCACCACGGGCGTGGGCAAGACCGAATTGGCGAAAGCGCTCAGCGAGATCCTCTTCAACGACGAGCACGCCATGACGCGCATCGACATGAGCGAGTACCAGGAGCGCCACAGCGTCTCCCGCCTCGTGGGCGCGCCTCCGGGCTACGTGGGCTACGATGAAGGCGGCCAACTCACCGAGGCTGTGCGCCGCAAGCCCTACAGCGTGGTGCTGCTCGACGAGATCGAAAAAGCGCACCCCGACGTATGGAACATCCTGCTGCAAGTGCTCGACGACGGCCGCCTCACCGACAACAAGGGCCGCGTGGTGAACTTCAAGAACACCATCATCATCATGACGAGCAACATCGGCTCGCACATCATCCAGGAGAACTTCGAAGGCGCGAAGGACAAGGTGACGGATGAGGTGATCGACCGCACGCGCGATCAGGTGATGGACCTGCTGCGCAAGACCGTGCGCCCCGAGTTCCTCAACCGCGTGGACGAGCTGATCATGTTCCGTCCGCTGAGCCCGAGCGACGTGCGCGAGATCGTGAAGCTGCAGCTGCACCTGCTCATGCAGAAGCTGGAGGAGAAGGACATCCACCTCATCCCGAGCGAGGAGCTGATCGCCCACATCTCCACCACCGGCTTCGATCCTCAATTCGGTGCACGGCCGATCAAGCGCATGATCCAGAAGGAACTGCTCAACGAGTTGAGCAAGCAGATCATCGCAGGTACGCTGGAGACCGGCAAACCGCAAGTGATCGACGTGTTCGATGGGAAGATCGTGCTGCGGAAGCCCGTGGATGCGAAGGAGGCGGAGAAGGCGAACGGGAACGGGAAGGCCCGGAAGAGCAAGGCGGAGGTTTGA